The Hemicordylus capensis ecotype Gifberg chromosome 6, rHemCap1.1.pri, whole genome shotgun sequence genome window below encodes:
- the PDCD6IP gene encoding programmed cell death 6-interacting protein isoform X3 encodes MLAQAQEVFFLKATRDKMKDAIIAKLANQAADYYGDAFKQCQYKDTLPKYFYFQEVFPVLAAKHGMMQANAEYHQSILAKQQKKFGEEIARLQHAADLVKTVASRYDEYVNVKDLSDKISRALTAAKKDNDFIYHDRIPDLKDLEPIGKASLVKATPVTIPLSQKFTDLFEKMVPLAVQQALTLYNQRKADLVNRSIAQMREATNLANGVLASLNLPAAIEDVSGDSVPQSILQKSKSVIEQGGIQTIDQLMKDLPELLQRNREILDESLRILDEEEATDNELRNKFKERWQRTPSNELYKPLRAEGANFHNILDKAVQADKQVKERYQSHRDTISLLCKPEAELNAAIPSANPAKTMQGSEVVNVLKSLLASLDEVKKQREQLENDLKLINFDMTTKFLTALAQDGALNEEAISVTELDRLYGSLTHKVQDTLKKQEELLNSIQNSHQEFSKMKQSNNESNLRDEVLKNLAVANDNFVELVANLKEGTKFYNELTEILLKLQNKCSDIVFARKTERDELLKDLQQSIAREPSAPSFPSVPAYQTGPAGGNKPPASAPAPTPAPRTMVSSKPQPPARPPPPVIPTASAGTVPVAAAAGTVASPAGSATNTAPSQAQGPPYPTYPGYPGYCQMPLPMGYNPYMYSQYNLPYTQSPMYQNPGQAPYPGPQQPGYPYPQQPYYPQQ; translated from the exons TATTTTTATTTCCAGGAGGTGTTTCCTGTTCTGGCTGCAAAACACGGCATGATGCAGGCTAATGCAGAGTATCATCAGTCTATCCTGGCAAAGCAACAGAAGAAATTTGGTGAAGAAATAGCAAGATTACAA catGCTGCTGATTTAGTAAAAACAGTGGCATCTCGTTATGACGAATATGTGAATGTAAAAGACTTGTCTGACAAGATCAGCCGTGCACTTACAGCTGCTAAGAAGGACAATGACTTCATCTATCATGACAGGATTCCTGACCTTAAAGATCTAGAACCTATTGGGAAAGCTAGTCTCGTGAAAGCTACTCCAGTAACTATCCCTCTGAGTCAGAAATTTACTG ACTTGTTTGAGAAGATGGTTCCTCTGGCAGTGCAGCAAGCTCTTACCCTTTACAACCAAAGAAAAGCAGATCTGGTGAACAGGTCAATTGCTCAGATGAGAGAGGCCACTAATCTGGCAAATGG AGTGCTGGCTTCCCTCAATCTGCCTGCTGCTATTGAGGATGTATCTGGGGATAGTGTTCCTCAGTCTATCCTGCAGAAGTCTAAGTCTGTGATTGAGCAAGGAGGCATCCAGACAATTGATCAGTTGATGAAAGATCTTCCTGAACTGCTACAGAGGAACAGAGAGATTCTGGATGAG tCTTTAAGGATATTGGATGAAGAGGAAGCAACAGACAATGAACTGAGAAACAAGTTCAAGGAGCGCTGGCAAAGAACACCATCTAATGAGCTTTACAAGCCTTTGAGGGCAG AGGGAGCCAATTTCCATAATATCTTGGATAAAGCTGTGCAAGCCGACAAACAAGTTAAAGAACGTTATCAGTCTCATCGAGATACAATTTCGCTGTTGTGTAAGCCTGAAGCAGAACTGAATGCAGCAATTCCATCAGCAAATCCGGCAAAAACTATGCAGGGCAGTGAG GTGGTTAATGTCTTAAAATCCTTGCTAGCTAGTCTGGATGAGGTGAAAAAACAGAGAGAACAACTTGAGAATGATCTGAAACTGATAAACTTCGACATGACGACAAAATTCTTAACAGCACTTGCACAGGATGGTGCTCTGAATGAAGAAGCCATTTCTGTCACTGAGTTGGATCGCCTTTATGGAAGTCTCACGCATAAAGTTCAGGACACTCTGAAAAAACAGGAGGAACTGCTCAATAGCATTCAG AATTCTCACCAGGAATTTTCCAAGATGAAACAATCAAATAATGAATCCAATTTAAGAGACGAAGTTCTAAAGAACTTGGCTGTAGCCAATGACAACTTTGTTGAATTAGTAgcaaacctgaaagaaggcacaAAG ttttacaACGAACTGACTGAAATCCTTCTGAAGTTACAAAATAAATGCAGTGACATTGTGTTTGCACGCAAAACGGAAAGGGATGAGCTTCTGAA AGATTTGCAGCAAAGTATTGCTAGAGAGCCCAGTGctccttcttttccttctgtgCCTGCATATCAGACGGGTCCTGCTGGAGGAAACAAACCACCTGCATCTGCTCCAGCTCCAACTCCAGCTCCCAGAACTATGGTG TCTAGTAAACCACAGCCACCAGCAcgccctcccccaccagtgattCCTACAGCAAGTGCAGGCACTGTTCCTGTAGCGGCAGCCGCTGGGACAGTAGCTTCTCCAGCTGGCTCTGCAACTAACACAGCTCCCTCACAGGCTCAGGGGCCACCTTATCCAACATATCCCGGATACCCTGG ATACTGCCAGATGCCTTTGCCAATGGGCTACAATCCTTACATGTATAGCCAATACAATCTACCATACACACAATCGCCTATGTACCAAAATCCTGGACAAGCACCATACCCAGGACCTCAGCAGCCTGGATACCCTTACCCACAACAGCCCTATTACCCACAGCAATAA